A segment of the Panacibacter ginsenosidivorans genome:
GAAAAAAGAAAAAGTGCAAAATCATGTGCAGAACATGGATAGTACTCAGAAACAAAACCTAAAAGATAGAGGCATCACAAAAGAAAATCTGAAAGATCTTGATCTGTCAGAAGATCAAAAAAAGCAAGCAGACAACATTCTTACAGATACTAAAAAATCCAAAGAAAAAATAAAGAATGATGCATCTCTTTCCGACTCACAAAAAGAAGAAAAGCTTAAAGAGATCGATAAAGATGCCAAAAACAAAATAAACGCCATGCTTACACCAGAGCAGAAACAAAAAATAAAAAAGAAGAAAGAAAAGAGCAAAACAGGCGGTCAATAAATTTATAGCATATAGCTCTCAAAAGCATAAAGCCATCCAATTGAGATGGCTTTATGCTTTTATTTAAATTATTTTTGATTATGGATCGCATACAAAAACTACTCGACTTTCTACAAACCTCTCCTAACGATAATTTCCTGAAACATGCATTGGCACTGGAATATATCAAAATCAACGATCCTGCTAAAGCAAGATCGTTATTCGAAGAAATACTTACAAAAAGTCCTGATTATGTTGGCTCCTATTATCAACTCGCCAAATTATTAGAACAAACCGGCGAAAAAGAAAATGCTATTACCTGGTACGAAAAAGGAATGGTCGCCGCAAAAAAAGCTGGCGACGATCATGCCTATAAGGAACTGCAAAGTGCTTACGAAGATTTGGTTTATTAAATAAATTCTTTTCTTACATTAGCATTCTGCGGAAATAGCTCACCTGGTAGAGCGACAGCTTCCCAAGCTGTAGGTAGCGGGTTCGAGTCCCGTTTTCCGCTCAATAAAAAATCCGCTCACTTTGTTGAGCGGATTTTTTTATGCTTTTGTATTATTTATTTTTT
Coding sequences within it:
- a CDS encoding tetratricopeptide repeat protein, which translates into the protein MDRIQKLLDFLQTSPNDNFLKHALALEYIKINDPAKARSLFEEILTKSPDYVGSYYQLAKLLEQTGEKENAITWYEKGMVAAKKAGDDHAYKELQSAYEDLVY